A section of the Candidatus Thioglobus autotrophicus genome encodes:
- a CDS encoding type II toxin-antitoxin system RelE/ParE family toxin, with translation MIKSYADKRTEKFATDGKHKSIPSHIIKRALMRLVQIDSATCLNDLCLPSSNHLEGLFGDRKGQSGIRINQQYRVFFIFIGGNAYDVEIVNYY, from the coding sequence ATGATAAAAAGTTACGCTGACAAAAGAACTGAAAAATTTGCAACTGATGGCAAGCATAAATCGATTCCTAGCCATATTATTAAAAGAGCATTAATGAGATTGGTGCAAATAGACAGTGCTACTTGTTTAAATGATTTGTGTTTGCCATCATCAAATCACTTAGAAGGATTATTTGGCGATAGAAAGGGGCAGAGCGGTATAAGGATTAACCAACAGTACAGGGTATTTTTTATTTTTATAGGCGGCAATGCTTATGATGTTGAAATTGTTAATTACTATTAA
- a CDS encoding tyrosine-type recombinase/integrase, whose protein sequence is MVRKNPNGTFTVDITQGRNKRIQKRFKTRQEAQGYERNFITEVYQNKDWASVKKDNRTLLDLIEAWYAMHGQSLRDGEQRKALLKKVANDLGNPIASDFSAKDFAHYRAKKLKVHKPKTINNKQTYLSSVFNELRRLKEVNYPNPLAEVRTIRIPERELFYLDDEEIKKLFKELKQYKDTYLCALICLTCGTRWGEARSLQPEHIRNGKICLFNTKSGKNRYIPINPKLEAQLDLPLAANKNTFASCYERSGIKKAQGQSTHILRHTFASHFIMNGGDVLSLQKVLGHSTLTMTMRYAHLSPDHLNDVIKYAPVVDL, encoded by the coding sequence ATGGTCAGAAAAAATCCAAATGGCACATTTACCGTTGATATTACTCAAGGGCGAAATAAACGCATACAAAAACGCTTTAAAACTAGGCAAGAAGCCCAAGGCTATGAGCGTAATTTTATTACGGAGGTCTATCAAAACAAAGACTGGGCAAGCGTAAAAAAAGACAATAGAACGTTGTTAGATTTAATTGAAGCATGGTACGCAATGCACGGTCAAAGCTTGAGAGATGGAGAGCAGCGTAAAGCGCTATTAAAGAAGGTAGCTAATGATTTGGGCAACCCTATTGCTTCAGATTTTTCTGCTAAAGATTTTGCACATTATCGAGCTAAAAAACTAAAGGTACACAAGCCAAAAACAATTAATAACAAGCAAACTTATTTATCAAGTGTGTTTAATGAATTGAGACGCCTGAAAGAAGTAAATTATCCAAATCCTTTGGCAGAAGTTCGCACTATCAGGATTCCAGAGAGGGAGTTGTTTTATCTTGATGATGAAGAAATAAAAAAATTATTTAAAGAGCTTAAACAATATAAAGATACTTACCTGTGTGCTTTGATATGCTTAACTTGCGGCACAAGGTGGGGAGAGGCTAGAAGCTTGCAACCTGAGCATATTAGAAACGGCAAGATTTGTTTATTTAATACTAAAAGTGGTAAGAATAGATATATTCCAATTAATCCAAAATTAGAAGCTCAATTAGATCTACCATTAGCGGCTAATAAGAATACTTTTGCGAGTTGTTATGAAAGATCGGGCATTAAAAAAGCTCAAGGACAAAGTACACATATATTGAGACATACCTTTGCCAGTCATTTTATTATGAATGGTGGCGATGTTTTGAGCTTGCAGAAGGTGTTAGGCCATAGCACCTTAACAATGACTATGAGGTATGCCCATTTATCTCCAGACCATCTAAATGATGTAATAAAGTATGCACCTGTGGTTGATTTATAA
- the purB gene encoding adenylosuccinate lyase, with product MNLTHLTAISPIDGRYFDKTNALSTIFSEFGLIKYRVLIEVKWLQTLSNNANIKEVPAFSPEAAQFLSDIATNFSLADAQAVKDIERTTNHDVKAVEYFLKEQIKENAELNAVSEFFHFACTSEDINNLSHALMLIDGRQVMLEQMQTVLLLIGKMAKDNAAIPMLSRTHGQTASPTTVGKEMANFAYRLKRQIEQLENVKIMGKFNGAVGNFNAHLSAYPTLDWQSISQQFIEGLGVNYAMYTAQIETHDYMAEYFHSMNRFNTILIDFCRDIWGYVSLGYFKQRTIEGEVGSSTMPHKVNPIDFENGEGNLGLANAINTHLADKLAISRWQRDLSDSTVLRNLGVSCAHCLVAYASIAKGIGKLETNEARLHQDLDSSWEVLAEPIQTVMRRYGIENPYEKLKALTRGNSIDAQVLAEFVKDLDMPEDAKQALAELTPMNYTGDAQKLAEALEKLI from the coding sequence ATGAACCTGACTCACCTTACTGCCATTTCCCCAATTGACGGGCGATACTTCGATAAAACCAATGCGCTTAGCACTATTTTTAGTGAATTTGGTCTGATTAAATACCGTGTTTTAATTGAAGTTAAATGGCTGCAAACCCTGTCTAATAATGCAAATATTAAAGAAGTGCCTGCATTTAGCCCAGAAGCAGCCCAATTTTTAAGCGATATTGCGACCAATTTTTCATTAGCCGATGCACAAGCTGTCAAGGATATTGAGCGCACGACAAATCATGATGTTAAGGCAGTAGAGTATTTTTTAAAAGAGCAAATTAAAGAGAATGCAGAGCTCAATGCAGTGAGCGAGTTTTTTCATTTTGCTTGTACATCAGAAGATATTAACAATTTATCCCATGCGCTAATGCTCATTGATGGGCGTCAAGTAATGCTTGAGCAAATGCAAACTGTATTGTTGTTGATTGGCAAGATGGCGAAAGATAATGCGGCCATTCCAATGTTGTCACGCACGCATGGCCAAACTGCTTCTCCAACAACAGTCGGCAAGGAAATGGCTAACTTTGCGTATCGCTTAAAAAGACAAATTGAGCAGTTAGAGAATGTCAAAATTATGGGTAAATTTAATGGTGCAGTAGGTAACTTTAATGCACACTTGTCCGCCTATCCAACACTGGATTGGCAGAGTATTTCTCAGCAGTTTATTGAAGGGCTGGGCGTAAATTATGCCATGTACACAGCTCAAATCGAAACGCACGATTATATGGCTGAATATTTTCATTCAATGAATCGTTTTAATACAATTTTGATTGATTTTTGTCGTGATATTTGGGGTTATGTGTCTTTGGGTTATTTCAAGCAAAGAACCATTGAAGGTGAGGTTGGCTCATCAACTATGCCGCATAAGGTTAACCCTATTGATTTTGAAAATGGCGAAGGAAATTTAGGACTTGCCAATGCCATTAATACACATTTGGCAGATAAATTAGCCATTTCTCGTTGGCAGCGTGATTTATCAGACTCAACCGTACTAAGAAATCTAGGGGTTAGCTGTGCACACTGTTTAGTGGCTTACGCGTCAATTGCCAAAGGCATTGGCAAATTAGAAACCAATGAAGCACGCCTACATCAAGATCTAGATTCGTCATGGGAGGTGTTGGCAGAGCCTATTCAAACAGTGATGCGTCGCTACGGTATTGAGAATCCATACGAAAAGCTAAAAGCGCTCACACGTGGCAATAGTATTGATGCACAAGTTTTAGCAGAATTTGTAAAAGATTTGGATATGCCAGAGGATGCTAAGCAAGCGCTCGCCGAACTCACCCCGATGAACTACACAGGTGATGCACAAAAACTAGCAGAAGCACTAGAAAAACTGATATAA
- a CDS encoding SLC13 family permease — MLNKKIIAAIIFLVFGLWLALVAPTAPIAWMLGILLLTIFLFAFEVVEVDEAAITIMVVLGLTSLPLVYTLMGLESGLVDNEQLFDGFSSNAVMSIVAVMIIGAGLDKTGLMTKVAAFILRVGGRSETRIIPIVSSTVGFISSFMQNVGAAALFIPVVSRISSRSGVPMSRLLMPMGFTAILGGTMTMVGSSPLILLNDLILTTNQGLPVENQMETWGLFSVTPIGIALVATGIIYFVVAGKWVLPTVKEDQSESVSAIEHFQEVYKINYDLFEVSVPATSDLVGMKLDDIETISRVRIVAIQDANNNSLVGHDSVDRSTAIEANMTLGLLTSKEDLDSFVEGFKLDLSDKIEKFSDLLSTQNCGTAELVIPPNSTLIGKTARDVWLRKTYGLAMVALHRGGKTLKEGEGIRDLPFQSGDTLVSHVCWEDLERLQNNTDFIVVTSEYPVQEESRPEKVKWAGIFFAIALFLILFTDIRLSIALMTGALGMILTKVLKIEEAYRAVSWKTVFLLASLIPLGLAVSKTGTALWIAQETVKVVGDMAPWVILASIAVLATFFTLVMSNVGATILLVPIAVNIAIQVGADPAIYALTVAIATSNSFLIPTHQVNALIMGPGGYKVADFIKAGGVMTVLFLIVMMTMMNLVF, encoded by the coding sequence ATGTTAAATAAAAAAATAATTGCAGCTATTATATTTCTAGTCTTTGGCTTGTGGCTCGCTCTTGTTGCTCCTACAGCGCCAATTGCTTGGATGCTAGGTATTTTATTATTAACCATTTTCCTTTTTGCCTTTGAAGTGGTAGAGGTGGATGAGGCAGCTATTACGATTATGGTTGTATTAGGCTTAACATCACTGCCGTTGGTTTATACCCTAATGGGTCTTGAGAGTGGTTTGGTTGATAATGAACAATTATTTGATGGATTTTCATCGAATGCAGTTATGTCAATTGTGGCCGTGATGATTATTGGTGCCGGTCTTGATAAGACAGGGCTTATGACTAAAGTGGCTGCTTTTATTCTGAGAGTAGGCGGACGCTCTGAAACAAGAATTATTCCGATTGTTTCTTCAACGGTGGGATTTATTTCTTCCTTTATGCAAAACGTGGGCGCAGCGGCCTTATTTATTCCAGTAGTGAGCAGGATTTCTTCTCGCTCAGGTGTTCCAATGTCTAGGCTTTTAATGCCAATGGGTTTCACGGCGATTTTGGGTGGTACGATGACCATGGTAGGGTCAAGTCCATTGATCTTGCTGAATGACTTGATTCTAACAACGAACCAAGGTTTGCCTGTTGAAAATCAGATGGAAACTTGGGGTTTGTTTTCAGTGACGCCAATTGGTATTGCTTTAGTGGCAACGGGTATTATTTATTTTGTGGTAGCTGGGAAATGGGTATTGCCAACAGTTAAAGAAGATCAGTCAGAGTCAGTATCTGCGATTGAGCATTTTCAAGAAGTTTATAAAATTAATTACGATTTATTTGAAGTAAGCGTACCTGCAACCAGCGATTTGGTGGGCATGAAACTTGACGATATTGAAACCATTTCACGCGTCAGAATTGTTGCCATTCAAGATGCTAATAATAATAGCTTAGTTGGGCACGATTCAGTTGATCGTAGTACTGCTATTGAAGCCAATATGACGCTTGGATTACTAACCTCTAAAGAAGATTTAGATAGCTTTGTTGAAGGCTTCAAACTAGATCTATCCGATAAAATTGAAAAATTTTCAGACCTTCTGTCAACACAAAACTGCGGTACTGCTGAGCTGGTCATTCCACCAAATTCAACACTGATCGGCAAAACTGCACGAGATGTTTGGCTTAGAAAAACTTACGGCCTTGCCATGGTTGCACTCCATCGTGGTGGTAAAACTTTAAAAGAGGGTGAAGGGATTCGTGACCTTCCATTTCAATCAGGCGATACCCTGGTTTCGCATGTATGTTGGGAAGACTTAGAGCGCCTACAAAATAACACCGATTTTATTGTTGTTACATCAGAGTATCCTGTGCAAGAAGAGTCTCGCCCTGAAAAGGTTAAATGGGCTGGTATTTTCTTTGCTATCGCCCTATTTTTAATTTTATTTACAGATATTAGACTCTCTATTGCATTAATGACTGGTGCACTAGGCATGATTCTGACGAAGGTGCTTAAAATTGAAGAAGCCTATAGAGCGGTTTCGTGGAAAACAGTATTTTTGTTAGCCAGTTTAATTCCACTAGGCTTGGCTGTTTCTAAAACAGGTACGGCTTTATGGATTGCTCAGGAAACTGTGAAAGTGGTTGGCGATATGGCACCTTGGGTTATTTTGGCGTCGATTGCTGTACTAGCAACTTTCTTCACTTTGGTTATGTCCAATGTTGGTGCTACTATTCTTTTGGTGCCAATTGCAGTTAATATTGCTATTCAGGTGGGTGCAGATCCAGCCATCTATGCACTCACAGTAGCTATTGCAACATCTAACTCGTTCTTGATTCCAACGCACCAAGTTAATGCGCTCATTATGGGTCCAGGTGGCTATAAGGTGGCTGACTTTATTAAGGCAGGTGGTGTAATGACGGTCTTATTCTTGATTGTTATGATGACAATGATGAACCTTGTGTTCTAG
- the rimM gene encoding ribosome maturation factor RimM (Essential for efficient processing of 16S rRNA), with protein sequence MDQPLDNKRLLIGQINGLFGVQGWVKIFSHAHPRKNILSYQPWHIKVNGAWTTLEIVKGRVQAKTIVAQLKNVNDREVARDYIGTELYIEKSQLPKLPEGEYYWDELTGLEVVNCQGIVLGEIAYMVDTGSNKVMVVSAGTESSSSKDNKEHWVPYIEPFLISIDMDKRQILVDWDENF encoded by the coding sequence GTGGACCAACCTCTCGACAATAAAAGGCTATTGATCGGACAGATTAATGGCCTTTTTGGCGTCCAGGGATGGGTGAAAATATTTTCTCACGCCCATCCTAGAAAAAATATTCTTTCTTATCAGCCTTGGCACATTAAAGTAAATGGCGCCTGGACTACCTTAGAAATTGTCAAAGGACGGGTTCAGGCCAAAACGATTGTTGCACAGCTTAAAAACGTTAATGATCGCGAGGTAGCTAGAGACTATATCGGCACTGAGCTGTATATTGAAAAATCGCAATTACCCAAGCTGCCAGAAGGAGAATATTATTGGGATGAATTAACAGGGCTAGAAGTTGTTAATTGCCAAGGGATTGTTTTGGGTGAGATTGCTTATATGGTTGATACCGGCTCTAATAAAGTCATGGTTGTTAGCGCTGGAACAGAGTCCTCGTCAAGCAAGGACAATAAAGAGCACTGGGTGCCTTATATTGAACCATTTTTAATATCAATTGATATGGATAAGCGCCAAATTTTGGTTGACTGGGATGAGAATTTCTAG
- the rpsP gene encoding 30S ribosomal protein S16: MVKIRLARGGAKKKPFYSIVATDSRKRRDSGYIERIGYFNPVARGQEVRLTIEEDRLDYWASKGAQVSDRVKQLVKEFKDPSIREKRVAAQEARAAAVAAKLAAEAKAKADEEAKAEAEAKAAEAAEAKAAAEAEAAAATEEETAAE; the protein is encoded by the coding sequence ATGGTTAAAATTAGACTAGCCCGCGGTGGAGCCAAGAAAAAACCTTTTTATTCAATTGTAGCAACAGACTCTAGAAAGCGTAGAGACAGTGGTTATATCGAGCGTATCGGATATTTTAATCCAGTTGCTCGTGGACAAGAGGTTAGGCTTACTATCGAAGAAGACAGATTAGATTACTGGGCATCAAAAGGTGCACAAGTGTCTGATCGTGTTAAACAACTTGTAAAAGAATTTAAAGATCCTTCAATTCGTGAAAAGCGTGTTGCGGCTCAAGAAGCTAGAGCGGCAGCAGTTGCAGCTAAGCTAGCAGCTGAAGCTAAGGCAAAAGCTGATGAAGAAGCGAAAGCTGAGGCTGAAGCGAAAGCAGCTGAAGCTGCGGAGGCTAAAGCGGCTGCAGAAGCAGAAGCGGCAGCAGCAACAGAGGAAGAGACGGCTGCTGAGTAA
- a CDS encoding type IV pilin protein, which yields MLKTKKPSFTLIELLIVVAILGVITAIGTPIYNGFISSSKEITAKNSLRNICLVQADYFSENSNYLLTSVDTTVKINDNLFGKKTLNENESEGGYQYSITKSPGGYQAKATPKDTSSDLTPYCVDHTDGPPFSC from the coding sequence ATGTTAAAAACTAAAAAACCATCTTTTACATTAATTGAATTACTTATTGTTGTTGCAATATTAGGCGTTATTACTGCTATTGGAACCCCTATTTACAATGGGTTTATTAGCTCTAGCAAGGAAATTACCGCAAAAAATAGCCTTCGTAATATCTGCTTAGTTCAGGCAGATTATTTTTCTGAAAACAGTAATTACTTACTAACAAGCGTAGATACGACAGTAAAGATTAATGACAATCTCTTTGGTAAAAAAACCTTAAATGAAAATGAATCTGAAGGAGGATATCAATATTCTATTACTAAATCACCAGGTGGGTATCAAGCAAAAGCAACGCCAAAAGACACATCGTCAGACTTAACACCATATTGTGTTGATCACACTGATGGCCCGCCATTCTCTTGCTAA
- a CDS encoding carbonic anhydrase: protein MCNQHDRNEDINQLFINNNKWVDEINQRDASFFSNLSKQQAPDYLWIGCSDSRVPANELVKMDPGTIFVHRNIANLVNSSDMNILAVIQYAVEILKVKHIIVNGHYGCGGVQAAINTSNPDLIDNWIRAIRKYYQRAKNELKNLSKEEQVDKLCEINVVEQVRNICHIPVIKKAWRDGQALSVHGFIYDIKDGHLHNLNVTIDNSDDAEKMVSRESSF, encoded by the coding sequence ATGTGTAATCAACACGACCGTAACGAAGACATTAATCAACTGTTTATTAACAATAATAAATGGGTAGATGAAATCAATCAGCGCGATGCGTCATTCTTTTCTAACCTCTCTAAACAACAAGCACCTGATTACCTGTGGATTGGCTGTTCTGATAGCCGAGTCCCAGCCAATGAACTAGTAAAAATGGACCCTGGAACTATTTTCGTACATCGTAATATCGCTAACTTGGTTAACTCAAGTGATATGAATATCTTGGCTGTCATTCAGTATGCGGTTGAAATTCTTAAAGTTAAACACATTATTGTTAATGGACATTACGGCTGTGGTGGCGTCCAAGCGGCTATCAATACTAGTAATCCTGATCTCATTGACAACTGGATTAGAGCCATACGTAAGTACTATCAACGCGCCAAAAATGAGCTAAAAAACCTCTCTAAAGAGGAGCAGGTTGACAAGCTTTGTGAGATTAATGTGGTTGAACAGGTGCGCAATATATGCCATATTCCGGTTATTAAAAAAGCTTGGAGAGATGGTCAAGCTTTGTCTGTTCACGGCTTTATTTATGATATTAAGGACGGACACTTACACAATCTAAATGTCACTATTGACAATAGCGATGATGCTGAAAAAATGGTCTCTAGAGAGTCAAGTTTTTAA
- a CDS encoding type IV pilin protein → MRMNKKGFTLIELLIVVAIIGVLTAVGMPMYQGYIATAKVNTSKENHARARDFIAASFTKCATGPTTGIPLKTDDAGATTDVLCSESAADFASAFILHFKSDGWKNPHDGNQFCCSAAAPKLKSGPNTQITASGNILTIKTNVGKEDGTDDNKTNTVIKE, encoded by the coding sequence ATGAGAATGAATAAAAAAGGTTTTACATTAATTGAATTATTAATCGTAGTTGCGATTATCGGTGTTTTAACTGCAGTAGGAATGCCTATGTATCAAGGTTATATTGCAACTGCAAAGGTTAATACGTCCAAAGAGAATCATGCCAGAGCTCGTGATTTTATTGCAGCATCATTTACTAAGTGTGCAACAGGACCAACAACGGGAATTCCTTTAAAAACAGATGACGCAGGTGCAACAACTGATGTTTTATGTAGTGAGAGTGCAGCAGATTTTGCAAGTGCATTTATACTTCACTTTAAAAGTGACGGTTGGAAAAATCCTCATGATGGTAATCAATTCTGCTGTAGCGCCGCTGCGCCAAAATTAAAAAGTGGTCCAAATACACAAATAACAGCCTCTGGAAACATCTTAACAATAAAGACAAATGTAGGTAAAGAGGATGGAACAGATGACAACAAAACCAATACCGTTATAAAAGAGTAG
- the rpmG gene encoding 50S ribosomal protein L33, whose amino-acid sequence MREKIKLVSSAKTGHFYTTTKNKRLHPEKVEVKKFDPVVRQHVIYKEAKIK is encoded by the coding sequence ATGAGAGAGAAAATTAAATTAGTATCATCGGCTAAGACAGGCCATTTTTACACAACAACTAAGAACAAGCGTCTTCACCCAGAAAAGGTTGAGGTTAAGAAGTTTGATCCTGTTGTAAGACAACACGTTATCTATAAAGAGGCTAAGATTAAATAA
- the rpmB gene encoding 50S ribosomal protein L28, with translation MAKICQVTGKRPISGNNVSHANNRTRRRFYPNLHTHRFWVESENRFVKLKLTAKGLRIVDKKGIEVVLKEIRARGEKV, from the coding sequence ATGGCAAAGATATGTCAAGTAACTGGTAAGCGCCCAATTAGTGGTAATAATGTATCACACGCAAACAACAGAACGCGTCGTCGTTTTTATCCGAATCTTCACACACACCGTTTTTGGGTGGAAAGTGAGAATCGTTTTGTTAAACTAAAGCTAACAGCTAAAGGTTTACGAATTGTTGATAAAAAAGGCATTGAAGTCGTGCTTAAAGAAATCCGCGCACGTGGCGAAAAGGTTTAG
- a CDS encoding HigA family addiction module antitoxin, with product MIKNNFHPGEFLQELLEDYNITAYRLSKDIFVQQTRISDILKGRRSISSDTAIRLGKYFNNSPQYWLNLQDSYDLTNCNVENYHSINPIQRVV from the coding sequence ATGATTAAAAATAACTTCCATCCAGGTGAATTCTTACAAGAGTTGCTAGAAGATTACAACATTACTGCTTATCGCCTATCTAAAGATATTTTTGTGCAACAGACGCGCATTAGTGACATCTTAAAAGGAAGGCGATCAATTAGTAGTGATACGGCAATCAGACTTGGTAAATACTTTAACAACTCCCCGCAATATTGGCTTAATTTACAAGACAGCTATGATTTAACTAATTGTAATGTTGAAAATTACCACAGTATTAATCCTATTCAAAGGGTTGTGTAA
- the acnB gene encoding bifunctional aconitate hydratase 2/2-methylisocitrate dehydratase codes for MKSAYLQHVNERQQDNLPPLALNAEQVASVVQHLIQGDEDEFYLDLLTNRVPPGVDEAAYVKAGFLASIAKGDQPCNAIDQKQATFLLGTMVGGYNIEPMVGLLDNDTLAPIAATGLSHTLLMFDAFYDVKDKADAGNLVAQQVLQSWADAEWFTSRDKVAEKISVTVFKVTGETNTDDLSPAPDAWSRPDIPLHSLAMLKMTRDGINPEEHGKVGPISQIAALQEKGFPLAYVGDVVGTGSSRKSATNSVLWFMGDEIAYVPNKKDGGVCLGGKIAPIFFNTMEDSGALPIELDVAQFNMGDVIDIYPYEGVVKEHGTDKVLSTFELKSDVILDEVQAGGRIPLIIGRGLTARAREALELEPSTLFRLPVEIQDTGKGYSLAQKMVGKACGVEGIRPGTYCEPKMTTVGSQDTTGPMTRDELKDLACLGFSADLTMQSFCHTAAYPKPVDVETHHTLPDFIMNRGGISLRPGDGIIHSWLNRMLLPDTVGTGGDSHTRFPIGISFPAGSGLVAFAAATGVMPLDMPESILVRFSGEMQPGITLRDMVNAIPLKAIEKGLLTVAKEGKVNAFSGRVLEIEGLPNLKVEQAFELSDSAAERSAAGCSIYLDEAPIIEYLNSNVVMLKWMIAQGYGDKRTIARRIQAMEKWLANPKLMKADADADYAEVIEINMSDIKEPILACPNDPDDVKTLSDVANTKIDEVFIGSCMTNIGHFRAAAQLLKGKSEINTELWIAPPTRMDEKQLKQEGVYDAFSAITEHTEMPGCSLCMGNQARVKTNATVVSTSTRNFPNRLGDETNVYLSSAEVAAISAKLGYIPTAQEYLSAMKGIEPMEAQIYQYLNFDQIDEYEKQATTVPVENILNS; via the coding sequence ATGAAATCAGCCTACCTTCAACACGTTAACGAACGTCAACAAGATAATTTACCACCTTTAGCATTAAATGCTGAGCAAGTTGCTTCAGTGGTTCAGCACCTAATTCAGGGCGATGAAGATGAATTTTATTTAGACCTGCTCACTAACCGTGTGCCACCAGGTGTTGATGAGGCTGCCTATGTGAAGGCGGGCTTTTTAGCGAGCATTGCCAAAGGTGATCAGCCTTGTAATGCAATCGACCAAAAACAAGCTACTTTCTTATTAGGTACCATGGTGGGTGGCTACAATATTGAGCCAATGGTTGGCTTACTAGATAACGATACATTGGCACCGATTGCTGCAACTGGCTTATCTCATACACTACTCATGTTTGATGCGTTTTATGATGTCAAAGACAAGGCAGATGCAGGTAATTTGGTCGCCCAACAAGTATTACAATCTTGGGCAGACGCCGAGTGGTTTACGAGTCGTGACAAAGTCGCTGAAAAAATCTCAGTAACAGTCTTTAAAGTAACTGGAGAAACCAACACGGATGATTTATCTCCTGCACCTGACGCTTGGTCTAGACCTGATATCCCGTTGCACTCTTTAGCGATGTTAAAAATGACACGCGACGGCATCAATCCAGAAGAACATGGCAAAGTAGGTCCAATTAGCCAAATTGCAGCATTGCAAGAAAAAGGCTTTCCACTTGCTTATGTGGGCGATGTTGTCGGCACGGGATCCTCACGCAAATCCGCGACCAATTCAGTTTTATGGTTTATGGGCGATGAGATTGCCTACGTACCTAATAAAAAAGACGGTGGCGTTTGTTTGGGTGGAAAAATTGCACCTATCTTTTTTAATACCATGGAAGACTCTGGCGCCCTACCAATCGAGCTAGATGTCGCTCAATTTAATATGGGCGACGTGATTGATATTTACCCTTATGAAGGTGTTGTTAAAGAGCATGGCACTGATAAAGTTTTGAGCACTTTCGAGTTAAAGTCAGATGTGATTCTTGACGAGGTTCAGGCTGGCGGCAGAATCCCTCTAATCATTGGTCGCGGCCTAACAGCCCGCGCTCGCGAAGCGCTAGAGCTTGAGCCTTCAACCCTATTCCGCTTACCTGTAGAAATACAAGACACAGGTAAAGGCTACTCATTAGCACAAAAAATGGTGGGCAAGGCCTGTGGCGTTGAAGGTATTCGCCCAGGTACTTATTGTGAGCCAAAAATGACAACAGTAGGCTCTCAAGATACCACCGGGCCAATGACACGAGATGAATTAAAAGATCTGGCGTGTTTAGGGTTTTCAGCAGACTTAACCATGCAATCTTTTTGCCATACAGCCGCCTACCCAAAGCCAGTTGATGTAGAAACACACCACACGCTGCCCGACTTTATTATGAACCGTGGCGGTATCTCTCTACGTCCAGGTGATGGCATTATCCACTCTTGGTTAAATCGTATGTTATTGCCAGACACAGTAGGTACAGGTGGCGATTCACACACACGCTTCCCTATTGGTATTTCTTTCCCAGCAGGCTCTGGTTTGGTGGCATTTGCCGCTGCCACTGGTGTTATGCCACTAGACATGCCAGAATCAATTTTGGTACGTTTTTCTGGTGAAATGCAGCCGGGCATTACCTTGCGTGATATGGTTAACGCTATTCCTCTTAAAGCTATTGAAAAAGGCTTACTAACCGTTGCCAAAGAAGGCAAAGTTAACGCCTTCTCTGGTCGAGTATTAGAAATTGAAGGCCTGCCTAATCTTAAAGTTGAGCAAGCTTTTGAATTATCCGACTCTGCCGCTGAACGTTCGGCTGCTGGTTGTTCTATTTATTTAGACGAAGCGCCAATTATTGAGTATTTAAACTCTAACGTAGTCATGCTCAAATGGATGATTGCACAAGGATATGGCGATAAGAGAACCATTGCACGTCGCATTCAAGCCATGGAAAAATGGCTGGCCAACCCTAAACTCATGAAAGCAGATGCTGATGCAGACTACGCAGAAGTCATTGAAATCAACATGAGCGACATTAAAGAGCCAATTTTGGCTTGTCCTAATGATCCTGATGACGTTAAAACACTCTCTGACGTTGCTAATACCAAGATTGATGAAGTGTTTATCGGCTCATGCATGACCAACATTGGCCACTTCAGAGCAGCAGCCCAGCTATTAAAAGGCAAGTCTGAAATAAACACCGAACTTTGGATTGCACCGCCAACTCGTATGGACGAAAAACAATTAAAACAAGAAGGTGTATATGATGCCTTTAGTGCTATTACTGAGCATACTGAAATGCCTGGTTGTTCACTATGTATGGGTAACCAAGCGCGTGTTAAAACTAACGCAACTGTCGTATCGACTTCAACTCGAAACTTCCCAAATCGTCTAGGTGATGAAACTAATGTGTATTTATCCTCTGCCGAAGTAGCCGCTATTTCTGCAAAACTTGGCTATATTCCAACTGCGCAAGAATACTTATCTGCAATGAAGGGTATTGAGCCAATGGAAGCACAAATTTATCAATATCTAAATTTTGATCAAATTGATGAATACGAAAAGCAAGCAACTACCGTGCCTGTAGAAAATATTCTAAATTCATAA